A window of the Tenebrio molitor chromosome 1, icTenMoli1.1, whole genome shotgun sequence genome harbors these coding sequences:
- the LOC138131142 gene encoding uncharacterized protein: MFVAIFILAIIFLSTLYIQSKKPTPKKIFGVYSQPGKWYYLKFASFFLLLWTRRLKTKLKLIPVEELERMKPLSDHEKAFDATFFQAVSKNGFYFCGGIERRHRAKANGLFYIAVPELGLLESLKLPNTLLDADPGSVLLMKEYSAEGISFTPVEPMKRWYVSFNGKMRTQKNPDKLFNVKLDGEWTSDLPYFLFETDMSLKSLSAAIARETWTEELFDALKSAHQTHYEQMGYFTGTLTVENKSYRLKMDSFRDHSFGYKRDWTLMHRYAFHMLYLEDRTRVSLGVVSQPATTSLLEMGYVVLPDKSIHYIENCDLVLYQHGENGTPGKNYAFSFNANNETYDVRINVIYESFHFKGNNVEARLIERFVECEVNGMKGRGVSEWQYNNLRNLKSVY; the protein is encoded by the exons ATGTTCGTagcaattttcattttggcCATTATCTTCTTGTCCACCCTTTACATCCAGAGCAAAAAACCCACTCCCAAGAAAATCTTCGGCGTCTACTCGCAACCAGGAAAATGGTACTATTTGAAATTCGCCAGCTTCTTCCTTTTGCTGTGGACTCGACGACTGAAGACTAAACTGAAACTCATCCCCGTCGAAGAACTCGAGAGAATGAAACCGTTATCCGACCACGAAAAG GCGTTCGACGCGACATTCTTTCAGGCCGTTTCGAAGAACGGCTTCTACTTCTGCGGGGGCATCGAGCGGCGGCACCGAGCCAAGGCTAATGGCTTATTCTACATAGCG GTGCCAGAATTGGGTCTACTCGAGAGCCTCAAGTTGCCGAACACGTTACTCGACGCGGATCCCGGTTCGGTGCTGTTGATGAAGGAGTACAGCGCCGAAGGAATTTCTTTCACACCGGTCGAACCCATGAAGAGGTGGTACGTTTCGTTCAATGGGAAGATGAG AACACAAAAGAACCCCGACAAGCTTTTCAACGTCAAACTGGACGGAGAATGGACGTCGGACTTGCCATATTTTCTCTTCGAGACCGACATGAGTCTCAAGTCTTTATCCGCCGCGATCGCTCGAGAAACCTGGACTGAAGAACTCTTCGACGCTTTGAAAtc CGCTCACCAAACGCACTACGAACAAATGGGGTACTTCACGGGAACCTTGACGGTGGAGAACAAAAGTTACAGGCTCAAAATGGACTCGTTTAGAGATCACAGTTTCG GGTACAAGAGAGACTGGACTTTGATGCACCGATACGCATTCCACATGCTCTACCTAGAAGATCGTACCAGAGTGTCTCTAGGTGTTGTGAGTCAACCTGCCACCACCTCTCTGTTGGAGATGGGTTACGTTGTCCTCCCCGACAAGTCAATTCACTACATCGAAAATTGCGACTTGGTGTTGTATCAACACGGCGAAAATGGTACCCCAGGAAAAAATTACGCTTTCTCATTTAACGCCAATAACGAGACGTACGACGTTAGGATTAATGTAATTTACGAATCCTTTCATTTTAAAGGAAACAACGTGGAAGCGAGGTTAATTGAGCGATTCGTAGAGTGCGAGGTCAACGGAATGAAGGGTAGAGGAGTGTCGGAGTGGCAGTACAACAATCTGCGAAATCTTAAATCagtgtattaa
- the LOC138131050 gene encoding probable RNA helicase armi, whose protein sequence is MLKYISSFFWKISAASEAPLPLDEAYNVIKECEENPASPEVEEDLVKDIGSYEVSYRVGKITEVSDGACRVDNLYDFKSHLDNLAVGTKISYQLMCSQGEVKVVDVHVIENGWNVVETGKRSWHERTLVCSVESREGRILSLSPGNLTVNLDDVCSAFIPIVGDWVELDVKCEVDENVVDLTGKVLEINRLQPLRPQVKLGQVSLWNPNDESGLMDKNIFFNKDSLYCGYIPVRGDKVVAEIIESNQGRCSWRALKIIPDYLHQKEAKDINTLNEECKDTHDSLSITDNISLTFLKLGAIKVFTVEVESQEEIQLVCIELPIINGQCRLVENIDHYTLQPKQPLTIRFDCKAKSAGETRELLIFHFENFKIKRWVDINVVSNRPQNVRENKNARKHVVSRDKREVIRGQKVYTAARFVPLRMPDFVVPERVLNLITKYKTEKNSNVLKTELERMKPCLVSTLNYMNYEDKFHTLLHLDEIHMMLEMQNYDQQRACFVRSGEFLLLEIENLAERRPSVIQGDRVIARSISDPKSPDYEGFIHKTGKNHVFIKFSQIFHDSYDGEDYSVFIVASRVTYRRKHFAVNLAVRNLGKDWLFPSRIVEKEPQLDFVVDSYVDCLNSSSESDDLDTSDSKSHNIIGKQRLLEKIRQFQQSTEDKVPIRKLEWYNKSLNYYQKEAVRNILLGVCRPLPYIIFGPPGTGKTVTIVETVLQILRLMPHSRILVSAPSNSAADLLAVRLIDSGVLKPGDLVRLLATSAVPFVSTKLAPYCATANIEREGTETSVPVMTANGLILGYSSAVLGRHRITVCTCSSAGLLYSMGFSKGHFSHIVVDEAGQTSEPSVLIPLAFLDISSGQAVLAGDPMQLGPVVLSQIAADYGLEESYLERVISRFPYIRDSQSFPKTCGYDPRLITKLIYNYRSLPDLLKLPSVLFYNDDLKPTISEQDSKEAAILEKLQEMLPRTGDDKIASIVFHGVFGENFQTEDSPSWFNPNEAAQVFYYVNELYRLGLTESDIGIITPYKAQTKQLIELFKEAEFNLPKIGTVEEFQGQEFNVIILSTVRSNKKYLASDIKYTMGFISSPRRLNVSITRAKALMIIVGNPQLLSVDRCWRSVIKYCTDKGSFVGSSAK, encoded by the exons ATGTTGAAATATATTTCGTCGTTCTTCTGGAAAATTAGCGCCGCCTCAGAAGCACCGCTGCCTCTAGACGAAGCTTACAACGTGATTAAGGAATGCGAAGAAAACCCGGCGAGCCCGGAGGTGGAGGAAGACCTTGTTAAAGATATCGGAAGTTATGAGGTGTCTTACAGAGTGGGAAAGATCACGGAGGTATCTGATGGGGCCTGCAGAGTCGACAATTTGTACGATTTTAAGTCGCACCTGGACAATCTTGCAGTCGGGACGAAAATTTCCTACCAGTTAATGTGTTCACAAGGTGAGGTTAAAGTTGTCGATGTGCATGTTATAGAGAACGGTTGGAATGTTGTGGAGACTGGGAAGCGATCCTGGCATGAAAGGACTCTCGTTTGTTCGGTGGAGAGTCGCGAGGGGCGAATCCTTTCGCTATCACCGGGAAACTTGACGGTCAATTTGGATGATGTTTGCTCTGCTTTTATCCCCATCGTGGGCGACTGGGTCGAGCTGGATGTCAAGTGCGAAGTCGACGAAAATGTGGTCGACTTGACCGGGAAGGTTCTAGAAATCAACAGATTGCAGCCTTTGAGGCCCCAAGTGAAGCTGGGGCAAGTGTCGTTGTGGAATCCTAACGACGAGTCGGGTTTGAtggacaaaaatatttttttcaacaaggATTCGCTCTATTGTGGGTATATACCGGTAAGAGGCGACAAAGTGGTGGCAGAGATCATCGAGAGCAATCAAGGGAGGTGTTCGTGGCGCGCACTAAAAATCATCCCAGACTACCTCCACCAGAAGGAGGCGAAAGACATAAATACTTTGAACGAAGAATGCAAAGATACTCACGACAGTCTCAGTATTACCGACAATATCTCTCTAACTTTCTTGAAATTGGGGGCGATCAAGGTGTTCACTGTAGAGGTGGAGTCCCAAGAAGAGATTCAGTTGGTCTGCATCGAATTGCCGATAATCAACGGCCAGTGCAGGCTCGTGGAGAACATTGACCATTATACTCTGCAGCCGAAGCAACCCCTCACGATACGGTTCGATTGCAAGGCCAAAAGCGCGGGCGAGACTCGCGAATTGCTCATCTTCCACTTCGAGAATTTCAAGATCAAGCGTTGGGTGGACATTAACGTGGTCTCGAATCGACCGCAGAACGTCAGAGAGAACAAAAACGCTCGAAAACACGTCGTGTCGAGGGACAAGCGGGAGGTCATCAGGGGGCAAAAAGTTTACACCGCTGCGCGTTTCGTCCCCTTGCGCATGCCGGACTTCGTGGTTCCGGAGAGGGTGTTGAATCTCATCACGAAATACAAAACCGAAAAGAACAGCAACGTGTTGAAAACGGAACTGGAGAGGATGAAGCCGTGTCTGGTCTCGACCCTGAACTACATGAATTACGAAGACAAGTTCCACACTTTGCTGCATCTGGACGAGATCCATATGATGCTGGAGATGCAGAATTACGACCAGCAGAGGGCGTGCTTCGTGAGAAGCGGCGAGTTTTTGCTTTTGGAAATCGAGAATCTCGCGGAGAGGAGGCCGTCTGTGATACAGGGAGATCGGGTTATCGCGAGGAGCATCAGCGACCCGAAGAGCCCGGATTATGAAGGGTTCATTCACAAGACCGGGAAGAATCACGTCTTCATCAAGTTCTCTCAGATCTTCCACGACTCGTACGACGGGGAGGACTACTCAGTGTTCATTGTGGCGTCGAGAGTCACCTACCGGCGGAAACACTTCGCGGTGAACTTGGCGGTGAGGAATCTGGGAAAAGATTGGTTGTTTCCGTCGAGGATCGTGGAGAAGGAGCCGCAGTTGGACTTCGTCGTGGACAGCTACGTCGACTGTTTGAATTCGAGCAGCGAGAGCGACGACTTGGACACGTCGGACAGCAAGTCCCACAACATCATCGGCAAGCAACGACTCTTGGAGAAGATCCGCCAGTTCCAGCAGAGCACCGAGGACAAGGTCCCCATCCGCAAGCTGGAATGGTACAACAAGTCGCTAAACTACTACCAGAAGGAGGCCGTGCGGAACATTTTGCTGGGCGTGTGCAGACCCTTGCCGTACATCATCTTCGGCCCCCCGGGCACGGGAAAGACCGTGACCATAGTGGAGACCGTGCTGCAGATTTTACGCCTCATGCCGCACTCGCGCATTCTGGTGTCGGCGCCGTCGAACAGCGCCGCCGATTTGTTGGCGGTCCGGTTGATCGACTCGGGGGTGTTGAAGCCTGGAGATCTGGTGAGGCTGCTTGCGACGTCAGCTGTGCCGTTCGTTTCGACCAAGCTGGCTCCGTACTGCGCCACGGCGAATATAGAGCGCGAAGGGACCGAAACGTCCGTGCCGGTGATGACGGCCAATGGGCTCATTTTAG GGTATAGCTCGGCAGTCTTGGGCAGACATCGGATCACTGTGTGTACGTGCTCCAGTGCCGGGTTGCTCTACTCTATGGGTTTCTCGAAGGGACACTTTTCTCACATCGTGGTCGACGAGGCTGGGCAGACGTCGGAACCGAGCGTTTTGATTCCTTTGGCGTTTTTAGACATTTCAAGTGGACAAGCCGTATTAGCCG GCGACCCGATGCAACTGGGGCCTGTGGTCCTGTCTCAAATCGCGGCAGACTACGGCTTGGAAGAATCGTACCTGGAGCGCGTGATCAGCAGGTTTCCTTACATAAGGGACTCTCAAAGTTTTCCCAAAACCTGCGGCTACGATCCACGCCTCATTACAAAACTGATCTACAATTATCGATCGCTACCCGACTTGCTAAAATTACCGAGCGTTTTATTCTACAACGACGATCTGAAACCGACA ATTTCAGAGCAAGACAGCAAAGAAGCGGCGATTCTCGAAAAGCTGCAAGAGATGCTACCTCGCACCGGGGACGACAAGATCGCCTCGATAGTATTTCATGGCGTTTTCGGCGAGAACTTTCAAACGGAAGACTCGCCATCCTGGTTTAATCCCAACGAAGCGGCGCAAGTTTTCTATTACGTGAACGAGCTGTACCGATTAGGCTTGACGGAAAGCGATATCGGGATCATAACTCCGTACAAAGCTCAG ACCAAGCAGTTGATAGAACTGTTTAAAGAGGCCGAGTTCAATTTACCGAAAATAGGGACGGTGGAAGAATTTCAAGGTCAGGAATTCAACGTCATTATTTTGTCTACGGTGCgctcaaacaaaaaatacttgGCCAGCGATATCAAGTACACGATGGGTTTCATATCGAGTCCCAGACGGTTGAATGTTTCGATTACGAGAGCCAAGGCTCTGATGATCATCGTGGGGAACCCCCAGTTGTTGTCTGTCGATCGGTGTTGGCGTTCCGTCATCAAGTACTGTACCGACAAGGGTAGTTTCGTAGGTAGCTCTGCAAAATAA
- the LOC138131185 gene encoding metallophosphoesterase domain-containing protein 1-like, whose protein sequence is MNPIITVHPLTNSPTAVWDQLSKTQKSTPLPIQNPSKPVEPGKVRIVCMSDTHSLTNCFKFDVPYGDILIHAGDFTHCGQECEVIKFNDWMKSLPHRYKIVICGNHELSFDMTSAEFHYARSRTKDEPVKDMRDLLTNCIYLEDSAVTLFGLKFYGSPWQPEHGGWAFNLSRGEQCLSKWHLIPDDTDILITHGPPLGQCDKLQENRRAGCVELLATVQKRVKPMYHVFGHIHEGYGMCTDGEVVYVNAATCNVNYMPKNLPIVFDVLLPEGQIKS, encoded by the exons ATGAATCCAATTATTACGGTTCACCCTTTAACAAATAGCCCAACAGCAGTTTGGGATCAACTATCTAAAACTCAAAAATCAACACCTTTACCGATACAAAACCCATCAAAACCAGTCGAACCCGGCAAAGTCAGAATCGTGTGCATGAGCGACACTCATTCTTTAActaattgtttcaaatttgatgTCCCTTACGGAGACATTTTGATACACGCCGGAGATTTTACCCACTGTGGTCAAGAATGCGAAGTGATCAAATTCAACGACTGGATGA AATCTCTGCCTCACAGATACAAAATCGTGATTTGTGGAAATCACGAGCTGAGCTTTGACATGACTTCCGCCGAATTCCACTACGCCAGGAGCAGGACAAAAGATGAACCTGTCAAAGACATGAGAGATCTTTTaacaaattgtatttatttggAAGATTCAGCTGTGACGTTATTTGGACTAAAATTCTACGGAAGCCCGTG GCAGCCAGAACATGGAGGGTGGGCTTTTAATCTGTCACGTGGCGAGCAATGTCTGTCCAAATGGCATCTGATTCCTGACGACACCGACATTTTGATTACACATGGCCCCCCTCTGGGTCAGTGCGACAAGCTGCAGGAGAACCGAAGAGCAGGTTGTGTTGAATTGTTGGCGACCGTTCAAAAAAGAGTGAAACCGATGTATCACGTTTTCGGGCACATACACGAAG gATATGGAATGTGCACTGATGGAGAAGTTGTATACGTTAATGCTGCCACGTGTAATGTGAACTACATGCCCAAAAATTTGCCCATCGTTTTTGACGTCCTCCTACCAGAAGGTCAAATAAAAAGCTAA
- the LOC138131160 gene encoding uncharacterized protein isoform X1, whose product MMESDATRLSAVCKVNNCGNVNKDGTIEMINQCRKSLDNCSLGDDCSLYEDRISAEATLDRFDEGKMVLENENVCMTNKIVGKNNNDMLIFDNIMNKKPNHYKNIQIYQSQNVHIGDVTHINGPIYINQLTPTINQTITINTNTRSNPFPIVDRRTWLAQPPLDPEDVKYFSSPRKPFRKRRGLHPNGQQLVGSSDSTVPHRKSEVERYRLQFSSGGGLQHLRRARMGYHRGSHPRLQLHFDRNMFHWMLHEQIAAARSVEDGAGVYQIWGQDRGHCGGLCAFGTLPVQEQRESGEEVVRRDSEMGSVGWVHQRGQSVAVKDSTQLTHSLESILYFY is encoded by the exons ATGATGGAAAGTGACGCAACAAGACTTAGTGCCGTTTGTAAAGTAAATAACTGTGGCAACGTAAATAAGGACGGAACGATTGAAATGATCAATCAGTGCAGAAAATCACTGGACAATTGTAGTTTGGGTGATGATTGTTCGTTGTACGAGGATAGAATAAGTGCAGAAGCGACACTTGATAGGTTTGATGAGGGCAAAATGGTTTTGGAAAACGAGAATGTCTGTATGACGAATAAAATTGTTGGGAAGAATAAT AACGACATGCTCATTTTTGACAACATAATGAATAAGAAGCCCAACCACTACAAAAACATTCAGATTTACCAATCCCAAAATGTTCATATCGGCGACGTAACCCACATAAACggcccaatttacataaaCCAATTAACCCCAACGATAAATCAAACCATCACGATCAACACAAACACACGCTCAA ATCCTTTCCCGATAGTTGATCGCCGGACGTGGCTAGCACAACCCCCCCTAGACCCCGAAGACGTGAAATATTTCTCATCACCTCGCAA GCCATTCCGCAAGCGAAGAGGCCTACACCCAAACGGACAACAACTTGTTGGTTCGTCTGATTCAACAGTTCCACATCGAAAGTCGGAAGTGGAACGATATCGCCTACAATTTTCTAGTGGGGGCGGATTGCAGCATTTACGAAGGGCGCGGATGGGATATCATCGGGGCTCACACCCTCGACTACAACTCCATTTCGATAGGAATATGTTTCATTGGATGCTACATGAACAAATTGCCGCCGCCCGGAGTGTTGAAGATGGCGCAGGAGTTTATCAGATATGGGGTCAAGATAGGGGCCATTGCGGAGGATTATGTGCTTTTGGGACATTGCCAGTGCAGGAGCAGCGAGAATCCGGGGAGGAAGTTGTTCGAAGAGATTCAGAAATGGGATCGGTGGGATGGGTCCATCAGCGTGGGCAATCCGTCGCCGTTAAAGATTCAACACAGTTAACACACTCTCTAGAATCgatattgtatttttattaa
- the LOC138131160 gene encoding peptidoglycan-recognition protein LE-like isoform X2 — translation MMESDATRLSAVCKVNNCGNVNKDGTIEMINQCRKSLDNCSLGDDCSLYEDRISAEATLDRFDEGKMVLENENVCMTNKIVGKNNNDMLIFDNIMNKKPNHYKNIQIYQSQNVHIGDVTHINGPIYINQLTPTINQTITINTNTRSNPFPIVDRRTWLAQPPLDPEDVKYFSSPRKFVIICHSASEEAYTQTDNNLLVRLIQQFHIESRKWNDIAYNFLVGADCSIYEGRGWDIIGAHTLDYNSISIGICFIGCYMNKLPPPGVLKMAQEFIRYGVKIGAIAEDYVLLGHCQCRSSENPGRKLFEEIQKWDRWDGSISVGNPSPLKIQHS, via the exons ATGATGGAAAGTGACGCAACAAGACTTAGTGCCGTTTGTAAAGTAAATAACTGTGGCAACGTAAATAAGGACGGAACGATTGAAATGATCAATCAGTGCAGAAAATCACTGGACAATTGTAGTTTGGGTGATGATTGTTCGTTGTACGAGGATAGAATAAGTGCAGAAGCGACACTTGATAGGTTTGATGAGGGCAAAATGGTTTTGGAAAACGAGAATGTCTGTATGACGAATAAAATTGTTGGGAAGAATAAT AACGACATGCTCATTTTTGACAACATAATGAATAAGAAGCCCAACCACTACAAAAACATTCAGATTTACCAATCCCAAAATGTTCATATCGGCGACGTAACCCACATAAACggcccaatttacataaaCCAATTAACCCCAACGATAAATCAAACCATCACGATCAACACAAACACACGCTCAA ATCCTTTCCCGATAGTTGATCGCCGGACGTGGCTAGCACAACCCCCCCTAGACCCCGAAGACGTGAAATATTTCTCATCACCTCGCAAGTTCGTAATAATCT GCCATTCCGCAAGCGAAGAGGCCTACACCCAAACGGACAACAACTTGTTGGTTCGTCTGATTCAACAGTTCCACATCGAAAGTCGGAAGTGGAACGATATCGCCTACAATTTTCTAGTGGGGGCGGATTGCAGCATTTACGAAGGGCGCGGATGGGATATCATCGGGGCTCACACCCTCGACTACAACTCCATTTCGATAGGAATATGTTTCATTGGATGCTACATGAACAAATTGCCGCCGCCCGGAGTGTTGAAGATGGCGCAGGAGTTTATCAGATATGGGGTCAAGATAGGGGCCATTGCGGAGGATTATGTGCTTTTGGGACATTGCCAGTGCAGGAGCAGCGAGAATCCGGGGAGGAAGTTGTTCGAAGAGATTCAGAAATGGGATCGGTGGGATGGGTCCATCAGCGTGGGCAATCCGTCGCCGTTAAAGATTCAACACAGTTAA